A part of Arachis hypogaea cultivar Tifrunner chromosome 12, arahy.Tifrunner.gnm2.J5K5, whole genome shotgun sequence genomic DNA contains:
- the LOC140176746 gene encoding uncharacterized protein, with protein MELLKDYDFELSYHPGKANVVADALSRKSLTVAWMRIKEEVLVDKFAELKLDIGEVVGIASLNQLQISSTFKSEKRHGEFTKDDEGFWRYKGRICVPDIGNLRQELARLARLYIKEIVRLHGVPLSIVSDRDPRFTSRFWGAFQKAFGMRLCLSTAYHLQTDGQ; from the exons ATGGAGCTTTTgaaggattatgattttgaactgaGTTATCACCCTGGGAAGGCTAATGTGGTAGCAGACGCTTTGAGTAGAAAGTCTTTGACTGTTGCTTGGATGAGGATTAAGGAAGAAGTGTTAGTGGATAAGTTTGCAGAACTTAAGCTGGACATTGGTGAAGTTGTCGGAATAGCTTCTCTAAATCAATTGCAAATTTCAAGTACCTTTAAGTCAGAG AAGAGGCATGGAGAATTTACTAAGGATGATGAAGGGTTTTGGAGGTATAAAGGGAGAATTTGTGTGCCAGATATCGGAAATTTGAGACAAGAGTTGGCGAGATTGGCAAGAttgtacataaaggagattgtaagGTTGCACGGTGTGCCATTGAGCATAGTATCGgaccgtgatccccgattcacatcaaggttttggggagcttttcaaaaAGCTTTCGGTATGAGACTATGTCTCAGCACTGCGTATCATCTGCAAACTGATGGACAGTAA